The genome window AGCCGCTGATCAGTTTAAAATCCATGCTTAATCATTTAAGCGGAGCATGAACAAGGTCCATGTGTAGCATCATCACGACAGCCAAAGATGCCAATTTAGCAAGACCCACTCGATGTGAGAGTGCTGAAGAGAATAGCATTTTCATATTACATTAGATTTAAGTAGACAAGCTTGTGAATCCTTCCATTAAGTTGTCTTAGAAAATGGATCGCGGATCATGCATAAACATGGAACctaaattaaaaatcacaaCAGGCTTTAGAACTCACATATTTCCAGCCCAGAATTTGCTGGCAAGAGCTACAATATACGTCGTTCACTGTATGCAATCCGCTAATGAGTTGCCTCTCTTCAATAGGCCCAAGAGATATATTTACCCTGAAAAAAGAATGCTCAACGATCAGAACAAGTAACAAACCCAAATCATATCATAGCATAAACACATCGGTAAGACTCAACATCAAGTCAACATTTTTACGCACAAGATTTTACTGGGCcattattttgaaataatgAAATAACATTTATGCTTCCACCAAAATTAGCAATGTTATCAATGTAATCCAATTCGAACCAAAGCGAGAACCACGAAGTGGTACAGGAAATGAGGGTCGAATTGGATGGCTTACACATTCCTGAAGAGATAGGCTCTGCCATAACGGCCCTGAAACTCCTTGGAAACGACGTCGTCGCGGGAAGCAGAGTCCACCTTGCAATACCTgcacttgaagatccttggcCCACTCAGCGTCTCTATAAACAGCCGCCccatgattttcaatttttttttatgggccGAGCCCTAATTCCCAAATCGATTTCGCAGTCAAAAAGACACAAACCTGATCCTTCAATTCGCGCTCTCTCCGTGTAAAGAGTGAAATGGTGTTGTGGGCGTTCGGAGGTAGTAGGATAGGAGGCAATAAAAATATTGCCACGTCATAATTTGGGGGCATTTTTGTCATCCTAATTATTTCATCCATCTAATTAACCACGAGgcaaattttctcattttctgtttGGGAAAATGGGTTGGGATGGGGACTGATTTTTCCAAGTCCTCCAAAGCTCATTGAGTTTTGCTAGCAGctcttattttcatttgttgatCAATTGTGGCTCTTATAAGTTATAGGCAATTATCCAGAGAAATATATGCATCGTCATCTTCACCAATGCAGTACATGAAATTGACCAGAGTAAGAAAGGCATATGAGAGTCAAATCACATAAACTTAGCCCCTCTGCACACCAGTCCACTGACTGAAAGTTCTTCCAAGAAATcacaagaaaaggaaaataagatAACAAACCTAGAAAAGTAAAAGGCAGATGAACGAGTTCATatattgtattaaaaataaggaaccaataaatgaaaacaaagaaaatggcTGAGAAGTGCAGTGCATAAATTACTGAATTTTGAACATTGTATAAGCTTTCTAATCCACCTTTCGGGTCATTTACATCTTCTacctcaattttcttttcttcaaccaGATTGAGTGAAAACATGTTTCTTGAATGAACATTTAAACAAATTCAAGAAATTAGATCACAGGGAGAAGAAGGAAGGCAAGGAacttgaattgaaaattaaaagaggcTACTTGGGACCCGCCAAAAAAATCCGTCCAGACCCTCATGTGTTGTGTATCCCTAAGATGAGCAGCACCCACCTTTTTTAGGCTCAGCAGCTGCGTCTTCTTGGTTCCCATCTCCCTGTAAAACTACCGTCTTCCCATTCCCCACCCAGCTAGGGTCCTGTTTCTTGAGCTCCTGAGATATCATAACTTTTCGGCTTAGTATGTTGTAGATCTCTTTCACAACCATCTGAAAGGCGGCGACAACGTTGGATGAATCAAGAGCAGATGTTTCCATGAAAAACAAACCCTGTGCTTCTGCCAACGCCTTGCCTTCAGAAGTAGGTACCTCCCTGGCATCCTTGAGATCAGACTTGTTACCAATAAGTATTGTAACTACATTCATGTCGGAGTGAGCTGTTCAACAGTATATCCACCTGATCAATCCTCAGTCCATCACATTAATTAAGGATAAATGCTAGGAATCTTTTGAAGCCACAGGGGTACAGGAATAACAAATTGACAGGGATATTGTATTCACAACTAATAGCCATTACCTCATTCAAAATAGTCCACTAAAGAGTATTTGGCGAAGAATGTAAAAGTGAACCATTAAAATATAGTTTGAGCGTGTACAATAAGACATTCCCAGCAGATATACACGGTGAGGATGAAACATTCatcatccaatttttttaaggatACTCACACCTTCTCTATGCAAAGCCCTAGGGCATAAAGCATCACCACCATTTCCTCAATGTATCTAAGATTTTAAAGGCTAATAGTTCATACAAATCATCTGTTGGCATGTGGGATTCCCAATTAAGGTTACCTAGAAGGCAAACTAAGTATTGCATTATGTTGATAAGAACTTACTGTGGAGAACCAGAAGAAATATGTATTGGGAGAAAGCTATTAAGTGAAAAACAAGGGACACTGTCGAATGACTTACTGTGGAGTTCATTAAGCCATCTGCCAATGCTATCAAATGTCTGGCGTCTACTGATATCATACACCAAAAGAGCTCCAACAGCACCTCTATAATATGCGGATGTAACAGCCCTGAACCGCTCTTGACCAGCTGTATCCCAGATCTGTGCTTTGATTTCTTTACCATTGATATCCATCTTTTGGGTTTGGAACTCTACTCCTATAGTTGACTTTGAATTTGGGTAGAACTCATCTCTAGCAAATCTTGCAAGCAAATTAGATTTTCCGACCGCTGAATCACCAATTAAAACAATCTTGAACAGATAATCCTCAGTCTTTTCCTCCTCCGAATAAAAAGCCATTGCCCAAAGTGTACAGATTTGTTGAGCTAATGGACCATATTAATAGTGAGTAGCCTGGATGGATCTTCAAGCGACTAATAACCTACAAAATATCTACTTTACCCCGTTCAAACTGCAGAAATGATTCTctgtacaaaaataaaacagttGCCTGAGGAAATGTGTAAGGCAGGGAAGgtatataaagcaaaaaagCTTTCCAGCAATAACAGAATTTGAGGCTACCTACCTTACAAAGCTAAGGTAGGATTAAAGATAGTACCCTCCCTGCCTCCTCTTAGATTCCTTCTACAGATGTAAATCTATCTGGATAGCTTTCTCCATTTCAAATTACAATCTAGCCCTACATAAAAAAAGTGCCAAACCCTGCAGCATCAAGAAAGCATCACGTATTACAGACTTCTAATCATGAATTGGATGTGAAATGTTAAAGGCAAATTATTCCCCTGTCAAGATTGTTACAACTATTATTTTCTCTAGGGGACTGGGAACCAAAGCATAAGGTGTAAaagcaaaataatttaaacatgagagagagagagagagagagagagagagagagagagagagagagagagagagagatcggtATGCAACTGCCTTTGTGCTTGCAGTCTACACATGTATGCATGCTCCAGAACATTTTACCCTCGCATGGGCTATATGTAATACCTCAATGCCTTCTTTGACCGTAATTTTGGCCTCCTCCGACTCCAGCTTTCCCTCCCACTCAGTGCTTTAAGGCTGAAACCTAGAAATCAGAGGCAATGATGATTAGCTAATTCAGTTATTCTTGTAAGAGATTGCACCATGAGACAATGATGCTGAAACAACatgaaatttgagatttcttAAAGTCTCAAATGTTAAACATTATCGTGTCAAAGGTCACATGGCTGCATTATTCAGAATATAAACTTTATATTGCAAACCTCACCATTAATCACTAAAAGAACCTAACTCGTGAAGTAAACTACTTTATGCTAGTCTTCCAagtcaagaaaataaaaggggATGCTAATTAAAACCAGATTGATCAACTACTCCCTGAGAAAGAGCTAAACTGAATCATCCTTATTCACACTTCCATTTTAAAAAGCCCCACATGTCTCAAATTGCTAAGCAATAACAATAAATTGCTAATCACCAAAAACAACGCCAAGCTCTGAGAAGTTGGTGGACTGTTCCAAAGGGGGGGATAAGCTTAcatagttttcctttttaggGGTGAAAATAAGAgtacacaattttaaaaaacaacatGGTCACTGTAACTCAGACTCTTTAATTCTCAAATATAGCTAAAAAGtcagagggaaaaaaaatcatggcTTTTACCCAAATGAATGCCATACTGGGGCAGGCTAACAAACCAACCCAGTAACATTCACTCGTCGTCATATTCGCCGAGCAATCCCGATCCTATTGAAAATAATAACTTGTAGACGTAAACATTATGTTTCTTGGTATTAATATGCATGAAACAGAGAAATTAGGAATTTTAAATCCACAAATTACCAGATTGCGGGGTCAATAATGGATCAATAGCTTGGACGTGTCCAAACCTGCCACAACCCGATCCATTCAAACATTTTTCATTATCTACCCAATAAgcacaacaaaacaaacgATAACGATGACAATGATATCGaacatttcaaaaataaacaaatcgAAATTTGGAGATCGAAAAGAGCCGTAACTCGTAAGGAATACAAATCTCAAATTTACAAGGtttcaaaagagagagagagagagagagagagagagagagagagaccgtGGGTGTTGTGATGAAGGGTAATCAACGGTGGAGATCGGTGGCAAACGGCGGTGATAGGAGGGGGAAGGGCCAGCGGAGAGAGGTGAGAGGATAAAAGTGCACAGGGAGCGTCAGAAGCACACATCGGACAAATGAGGGGGATGAGGGCGATATCAAAGGTAATTTCGGAATATGTTCAAAGATGTGAGGGGTTTTTCGTCTAGCTAAGAAATTCACTTCCAACGTGAAAACAGTAACGGTAAAACAGTTATAAAGAAACTATCAATGCATGGGCCAAGATAAAGGGGATTTGCGGATGACCTAGGGTTGAATGGGAAAGTACAGAGTGAGGCCCAATTCGAGGCCAAATCGAGAAATTATAGTATAATACGGTAGTATTAATTGTCATATTGTGATagataataattataataggaCATGTGAAAACATGTGAAAAACCAGGAATTCGAATTGAATGATCATGTATGTAAATGTTCTATTAATATTTAcatacaagaaaaataaattgttcaTAGTAAGTGTGGTGGATTTCATAATAATGTCTTGTGTAATGGtttgtaaatttttgttaCCTTGGCTTGTAGCCATGGAGGAATTGCGTGATTCAATGTATTATCTAATTGGCAGAATTTAAGTGCACGTAAGAAAACAGAGAGTGAATGAGTCTAACATTTCTTGATAACCTAATTTGACTGCATCTAGATAAGATTGAAATCAGTCATTACTCCTAATCTTTGTTCTGATTCCTAATATTTCTTGATACATAAAATCCCGCTTAATTATGTGTAGCACCAAACAAATCATTGAAATAAGTGATTTTTCTCTCCGATGTAATGTTATCCATTACAATTCAATCTTGGGTGTGAATCCTATCCAATCTTAGGAACATGGTTTCTATTTGTGTTCTAAATTCAACAATAGAAACGTGCACTAATACGTTAGATACTACGATAGGAAGGTCTACTTCACGAGCACGCATTACCATATAGGgtgaaatattttaatttgttttatccTTGTTGCCAATGCTAATGttatttccatttccattCTGAAATTAAATCGAAATCAGGGATGCTGTATATTTAATAGTGTTTTGGGTAATTAGCAACCATAGAAAGATAAGACATCTGTTTCTTCAACCTAAGATCATCAGCATAGAGGTAAGATTTATTACTAGTTTCGTGTTCAAGCATCAGCCTAGCCTATCTTGTTTCTTCAAAATATCCTGTAGGCTGTAGCGCTCGCGCACATGGTTTTAGTGAAGCAGGGGAACGTTGCATGAGTTTTGTTTGAGTGGGTTTTTTGCAAATATAATCTTTGTTTATTGGGTTTCCAAAGGccaaagatttttcaaaaaaattccgTCTGCAAAAGAACAGAAGATACCTGTAATGCAaccaagagaaaaaaagaagaagaaaacgaCAAAACCGCCTAAGATTACGTTGATAGATTAAATGCAAACAAATCTGATTTTGTCATTGGTTGTGTTTTGTCATTGGGTTTGTGTTGACCGTTTTCTTCCTTTATCCAGTAGAATCCTTTTCTGCAACTAATTTCACTCACTCACGCACTCAAACACCACGGGTGGTCTCTCCTCTTTAAATGTAGTCTCTGTTCTACTTCTACAGAAACTCTcagcaatttaattaataaagagGAAACAGTTACGcttttatatttcaaaatcaatcataataaatatatatatatcacccATCCCtcacaaaaatattttacataattagatAAAAGTtgaccatcatcatcatcaaaattcaaagtaCAGAAAAAACCCAACTCTAATCTAAAACTAGGCGGCAGAAGAACAGAAGGGAAGAGCTTCAATCCATAAGGCATAGCAAGgtaatggtttttgttttacaGCATTGCTCTTGTTCGtatggtttttctttctctggGGTAAGGGTCCAATGGTAGAAGAAGGAAGGTAAACAACCAAAGAATGGCGAACCATGGCTTCTTTCATATATGCATGTGTTTTGGAACCAATCTTTCTTGCAGTAGGAAGGTgttttaaaagaagaagattatcaaattcataatttcCCTCTACGTTTTGATATGGGATTAGGACTTTataccttcttcttttttttatcataacaaaggatttgatttgatttgtcattaattttttaattttgagatTGAATTCATTTGAATTGTTTGCCCATAAAgaacatatatttttctttattttcttttatttatggtattGGGTGCAATGTGAATTGGCTGcctcaaaattcaaaagattGATAGCagttgattttttaatttcaggGTTAGAGTGAGTTTACTTGGAAGAAATAGTGCATGATATGGAGGGAGGACACCCGCCCGCTAGGAAGACAGAGTTCACAGAGTGTTGGAGGACAACATGGAAGACGCCTTACATTATGCGTCTTGCTCTCTCTGCTGGCATTGGAGGCCTCCTTTTCGGATACGATACAGGTGCTTCCTTACTTAAATCTCTTCTAAAACCACAATTATCCAAACCAACAATTAATTTAGTTCATATTCAAAGGACAAAATTCTACGCAGGATCCATGTAACTATTTTCTAATTCTATCTGTGTTGTTGGAGTACTGTAGGTGTGATTTCTGGGGCTTTACTATACATTCGTGAGGACTTTCCCGAGGTTGACAAGAAAACATGGCTGCAGGTGAGTTATAACATTTCCACTGTTTTGTTCATGTTAATCAGTGTAATTGATTAAGCTCATATTTTATGTATGTCTCAGCTAACTTTGTGGTATTGTTCATTGACATTAATTTGTAGGAAACCATAGTGAGTATGGCTATTGCAGGGGCCATCTTTGGTGCTGCAATTGGTGGATGGATGAACGACGCCTTTGGCCGGAAGAAGTCAATTCTAGCTGCAGACTTTGTGTTCTTCATTGGTGCAATAGTTATGGCTGTCGCTCCAGCTCCGTGGGTGATCATAATTGGGAGAATTCTGGTTGGCTTGGGAGTTGGAATGGCTTCCATGACCTCACCGCTCTACATATCAGAAGCCTCTCCTGCTAGAATCAGAGGAGCTCTAGTCAGTACAAATGGTTTTCTAATTACAGGAGGACAATTCTTGTCCTACCTCATCAATCTCGCCTTCACCAGGGTACCTATTACATTTGAAGCTTCAGTTCAATTGGATATGTCACAAAGACAACAATTTTGAACAATAAGAAATCAATTATATCAATTTCAACTTAATTAATTGTTGTGAAATTAATTTGCTTCAGGCTCCTGGAACCTGGCGCTGGATGTTTGGTGTAGCAGGAGTTCCTGCTTTGGTTCAATTTGTACTGATGTTGTCACTTCCAGAGTCTCCCCGATGGCTCTACAGACAGGTGACCATTTATCAAACTCTCATCTTAACTATATTATGTGCATGATCATTGTCATAGTTATTCAAGCATATTGAAATATCTTAAATATGTTTTAAGGTTGACATAAGGCAAACAAACTCGCTAAACTTAGATCTTTCTTCTTGATTGAGATTGGTCTGATTGTAGCATTagttttttacttttcataCATAATTACTTGATTATGTGTATACTGCCATActcagttttgttttgtttgtgttaAACAGAATAAGGGAGATGAGGCGAGGGCCATCTTAGAGAAAATTTATCCTGCCGAAGAGGTTGAGGCCGAAATGAAAGCCTTGCATGAATCTGTCCAAGCTGAAAAGGCTGAGGAAGGAGATGCTGGGGATGGCATGATAACAAAAGTAAAGGGTGCTTTGAGCAACCCTGTGGTTCGAAGAGGACTGTACGCAGGCATTACTGTTCAAGTGGCTCAGCAATTTGTGGGTATTAATACAGTTATGTATTACAGCCCAACAATCGTTCAGTTTGCTGGATTTGCATCGAACCAGACGGCTTTAGCACTCTCTCTTATCACTTCTGGCCTCAACGTGGTTGGCACCGTTATCAGCATGTGCTTTGTGGATAGATATGGGAGGAGAAGGCTGATGATTGTTTCTATGATTGGGATTATCACTTGCCTGGTGGTGTTATCTGGAGTGTTTTTCCAGGCAGCATCTCATGCTCCACATATTAGTAACTTGGAATCCACTCACTTTGGTAAAAACTCTACATGTTCAGCTTATGGGTCTGCTTCTAATCCTGGATCATGGAACTGCATGACATGTTTGAAAGCAGACTGTGGTTTCTGTGCTAACAAAGTCAATGTAAGTTCACCTCATTTACTTTGGCCTTCTTCTCAAGTTGCCTTGTCAGATACTTATGATCTAATAAATTCTGATTGCTTTTCCCTTGTTGCAATTGTCAGTATGCCCCGGGAGCTTGCTTGGCTCTTAACGATGATATCAGGAGTTCGTGTCGCCAAGAACATCGTGTATGGTACAGCAACGGTTGTCCAAGCAAAGTTGGGTTCTTTGCAGTGATTCTATTGGGATTGTATATCATTATCTATGCACCAGGAATGGGAACTGTACCCTGGATTGTCAACTCAGAAATATACCCACTGAGATACAGAGGCACATGTGGAGGAATGGCTGCAGTTGCAAATTGGAGTGCCAATCTCATTGTGAGTGAGACCTTCTTGACCCTGACTCATGCTCTGGGTTCTGCTGGCACCTTCCTCCTCTTTGCTGGCATTTCTGTCTTTGGACTTGTAGCCATTTACTTGCTGGTTCCTGAAACCAAAGGGATGCAATTTGAGGAGGTTGAGAAGTTGCTTCAGAAAGGCTTTAGACCCAAGCCATTTTCTTCAAAGgaaaagcaaagcaagaaTGTTGAATCTTCTTGAGTCAAGCAATACAAGTCTCTTTAGTCCTCTGATATATGTTCTCTTCAATGTACTctcaaacaattttttttaatctctaaaatcatatttttggGCCATGCCATGTAGTAGGTAATAACATAGTTGAAAGCCTGCCTGCCTTTCAATATTgtctatttattattaaacaTATTATTCTTCCAGCTCCACAAAGTTCCAtcgaccaaaaaaattgaaatgtttGTTTAACTTCTTTAACCCTAAGTTGAACGTGTCGACATACATACACCAATCAAGTTCTTTATCATGCTCATCTtccatcttttctttttcctgtcTTATAACTTATATCATATTTAGTAGTGGAAAATACTTTCCTCCTTACAAGGTAAGTATAAACTTCTACATTCCTGTTAATAACAGTGTAAAATGTGAAAACTTACCCATTCTTGGAATTATAAGCcttttataaataagagttGGAAAAGGAAACACAAGGGAAGGGAGGGGGGTGGTAActtgtatatgtatatgtcaATGACAATGATGAATGATGACTGATGCATGCATGTCTCTCCATCTTTCTTTCGCGTAGTCGGTGAGATCATGACTAGCTAATGGAAGACCCTATCTTATAGCTAAGCTGAACTTAACAACTCCAATGCCATTGGTCTgcctttttatttggaaacCAAGAAAGCCATCACGTCAAGTTAAAGACTTTTTATTACCATGATTTGTAATCTTAATTATAGTATTTACTTGGTCAAGGTATGCCTTATAACTTATAAGTTACGTCAATTGGGATGTTCTGCAGTCGTCTCTTGTGGGTTTACTATTTAGGGTTTTTACAGTACTCTTACGTGGGTCCACTGTGTTGGTCTCTAATTGTGGTTCTCGTCAGAAGTTTTgtgttaggttttgtttttgacttgttcttttattgtaatggtcCAAAGTGTGAATTAGACTCTCTTGTTAGTTCATAACATGTATAGTACTCTTTCCTCCTTTAGATTATTGTCCTATgaggggtcgtttggtacggcggactgtcatggactggactaaatcctaggactgtcttggattagctcggattggACTAAactggattaagtactgacctacgtttggtgctgtgtcggactaagaagctggattgtaaaaatagcgaagacctatgtttggtgatGTGTCGTCAtactaaaaaatatttattgtaatatttaaatttaaaacaataattttaaaaaaaaatttctgaatttttttaaaagctaaAATTATCTTAAACAAAAGAACTCTTCAGATGGAGACCCAACTCAACCTCCCCAttctttttactttctttttatctttttttttccctctctattttttgttttgtttaagaTAATTAGGTTCATTGCATTGGAAGACGGAGAGAAAAAACAGAGGTTTTGCCTCCTATGgatcaaatcatcaatgccTGTTGCGATTCCCCTC of Prunus dulcis chromosome 4, ALMONDv2, whole genome shotgun sequence contains these proteins:
- the LOC117624417 gene encoding ras-related protein RABA5a; this encodes MAFYSEEEKTEDYLFKIVLIGDSAVGKSNLLARFARDEFYPNSKSTIGVEFQTQKMDINGKEIKAQIWDTAGQERFRAVTSAYYRGAVGALLVYDISRRQTFDSIGRWLNELHTHSDMNVVTILIGNKSDLKDAREVPTSEGKALAEAQGLFFMETSALDSSNVVAAFQMVVKEIYNILSRKVMISQELKKQDPSWVGNGKTVVLQGDGNQEDAAAEPKKGGCCSS
- the LOC117624419 gene encoding putative yippee-like protein Os10g0369500 — its product is MGRLFIETLSGPRIFKCRYCKVDSASRDDVVSKEFQGRYGRAYLFRNVVNISLGPIEERQLISGLHTVNDVYCSSCQQILGWKYDKAYEPSQKYKEGMYILERERMLKEGW
- the LOC117626753 gene encoding inositol transporter 4-like; protein product: MEGGHPPARKTEFTECWRTTWKTPYIMRLALSAGIGGLLFGYDTGVISGALLYIREDFPEVDKKTWLQETIVSMAIAGAIFGAAIGGWMNDAFGRKKSILAADFVFFIGAIVMAVAPAPWVIIIGRILVGLGVGMASMTSPLYISEASPARIRGALVSTNGFLITGGQFLSYLINLAFTRAPGTWRWMFGVAGVPALVQFVLMLSLPESPRWLYRQNKGDEARAILEKIYPAEEVEAEMKALHESVQAEKAEEGDAGDGMITKVKGALSNPVVRRGLYAGITVQVAQQFVGINTVMYYSPTIVQFAGFASNQTALALSLITSGLNVVGTVISMCFVDRYGRRRLMIVSMIGIITCLVVLSGVFFQAASHAPHISNLESTHFGKNSTCSAYGSASNPGSWNCMTCLKADCGFCANKVNYAPGACLALNDDIRSSCRQEHRVWYSNGCPSKVGFFAVILLGLYIIIYAPGMGTVPWIVNSEIYPLRYRGTCGGMAAVANWSANLIVSETFLTLTHALGSAGTFLLFAGISVFGLVAIYLLVPETKGMQFEEVEKLLQKGFRPKPFSSKEKQSKNVESS